The following coding sequences are from one Bradyrhizobium sp. WSM471 window:
- a CDS encoding IS66 family transposase, whose product MATSADTLPDDAGTLKAMLLAERARVARLEQIIKELQRHRFGRRAETLPEDQLLLGLEEVEQVEASSDAATDAANAAERSSRAARRRRNRGALPAHLPRVEMLIDLDGDACPCCQQALHRIGEDVSERLDIVPAQFRVLVVRRPKYACRACETMVQAPAPARLIEGGLPTEATVAQVLVAKYADHLPLYRQAQIYARQGLELDRSTLADWVGRADFLLRPVHERLLARLKQSTKLFADETTAPVLDPGRGRTKTGQLWAYARDDRPWGGTDPPAVAYVYAPDRKAERPIVHLAGFAGILQVDGYAGYRVLAERGDVELAFCWSHVRRRFYELAAAGPAPIASEALERIAALYVIEAQIRGRTADERRAVRQEKSRPIADELEPWLRAKLGLISQKTKLAEAIRYALSRWDGLTRFIADGRIEIDSNVVERAIRPIALNRKNALFAGSDGGGEHWAVIASLIETCKLIGVEPHAYLVDVITRIVNDHPNSQIDKLLPWAYLATQERWRVA is encoded by the coding sequence ATGGCGACAAGTGCCGACACGCTTCCGGACGATGCCGGCACACTCAAGGCGATGCTGCTGGCGGAACGGGCGCGCGTCGCGCGGCTCGAGCAGATCATCAAGGAGTTGCAGCGTCATCGCTTCGGCCGCCGGGCCGAGACGCTGCCGGAGGACCAGTTGCTGCTCGGCCTGGAGGAGGTCGAGCAGGTCGAGGCGAGCAGTGATGCCGCAACCGATGCAGCCAATGCTGCCGAGCGATCGAGCCGAGCCGCACGGCGCCGCAGGAACAGAGGAGCGCTGCCGGCGCATCTGCCGCGGGTCGAGATGCTGATTGACCTCGACGGTGACGCCTGCCCGTGCTGTCAGCAGGCGCTGCACCGGATCGGCGAGGATGTGAGCGAACGACTGGATATCGTGCCGGCCCAGTTCCGGGTCCTGGTCGTAAGGCGGCCGAAGTATGCCTGCCGGGCCTGCGAGACCATGGTGCAGGCACCGGCGCCAGCGCGGCTGATCGAGGGCGGGCTACCGACCGAAGCCACCGTGGCGCAGGTACTCGTCGCCAAATATGCCGACCATCTGCCGCTGTATCGGCAGGCTCAAATTTACGCCCGCCAGGGCCTCGAGCTGGATCGCTCGACCCTGGCCGATTGGGTCGGGCGGGCAGACTTCCTGTTGCGGCCGGTGCATGAGCGACTGCTCGCGAGGCTGAAGCAGTCGACAAAACTGTTTGCCGACGAGACCACCGCCCCGGTGCTCGATCCCGGACGCGGCCGCACCAAGACCGGCCAGCTCTGGGCCTATGCCCGCGACGACCGGCCCTGGGGCGGCACGGACCCGCCCGCCGTCGCCTATGTCTACGCTCCCGATCGCAAGGCCGAACGGCCGATCGTCCACCTCGCGGGTTTTGCCGGCATCCTCCAGGTCGACGGCTATGCCGGCTATCGGGTCCTGGCTGAGCGCGGTGACGTAGAACTGGCGTTCTGCTGGTCCCATGTGCGCCGGCGCTTCTACGAACTCGCCGCGGCCGGTCCCGCACCGATCGCCAGCGAGGCGCTCGAACGTATCGCCGCGCTCTACGTCATCGAAGCCCAGATCCGCGGCCGCACCGCCGACGAGCGTCGCGCCGTCCGCCAAGAGAAGAGCCGGCCGATCGCCGACGAGCTCGAACCCTGGCTGCGCGCCAAGCTTGGTCTGATTAGCCAGAAGACCAAACTCGCGGAGGCCATCCGATATGCGCTGTCGCGTTGGGACGGGCTGACGCGCTTCATTGCCGACGGCCGCATCGAGATCGATTCCAACGTCGTCGAGCGCGCTATCCGCCCAATCGCGCTCAACCGCAAGAACGCCCTGTTCGCCGGCTCGGACGGCGGCGGCGAACACTGGGCCGTCATCGCCTCACTGATCGAAACCTGCAAGCTCATCGGCGTCGAACCCCACGCCTATCTCGTCGACGTCATCACCCGCATCGTCAACGATCACCCGAATAGCCAGATCGACAAACTGCTACCCTGGGCCTATCTCGCTACCCAAGAACGCTGGCGCGTGGCCTGA
- a CDS encoding SGNH/GDSL hydrolase family protein encodes MPLMRHLIVEGSSSSVDNGGARTTSYHTLYLPNAIHETSQQCFATDGALLADMLGRQSSVIAAFKDVPNILFVQAGQNDLRSTDTSAWLAAFAGYLATFQDAIKSSRKIVQLGISTHNPRNEGLFNVNRATADGALRRFPSEGKCDFVVDWAADPTWGPDSAAANQALYPDGTHPSQGGQSNMEANYFRPALNSLFPLT; translated from the coding sequence ATGCCTCTGATGCGTCACCTCATCGTTGAAGGTTCAAGCTCCAGTGTCGATAACGGCGGGGCTAGGACGACATCGTATCACACCCTCTACCTGCCAAACGCTATCCATGAGACTAGTCAGCAATGCTTTGCGACGGATGGTGCTCTTCTTGCAGATATGCTCGGCCGACAATCGTCAGTAATCGCCGCGTTCAAGGATGTCCCGAACATCCTGTTCGTTCAGGCGGGACAAAACGATCTTCGTTCGACTGACACTTCAGCGTGGCTTGCTGCATTTGCCGGGTATTTGGCCACTTTCCAGGATGCAATTAAATCCTCACGCAAAATCGTGCAGCTCGGAATCAGCACTCACAATCCTCGTAACGAAGGTCTCTTCAATGTTAATCGGGCCACCGCCGACGGGGCTCTGCGACGTTTTCCGAGTGAAGGAAAGTGCGACTTTGTTGTCGATTGGGCTGCCGATCCGACCTGGGGCCCTGACTCCGCTGCCGCAAACCAAGCTTTATACCCTGACGGCACGCATCCTTCGCAGGGCGGACAAAGCAACATGGAGGCAAATTACTTTCGACCTGCGCTCAACTCCCTCTTTCCTCTCACTTGA